In the Deinococcus sp. KNUC1210 genome, CCTCGCGGCAGGGCGGACACACGCCGCACGAAACCGTGGAAGGAATCACCACTCTGTCGCCGGGCCGGAAATTGCGAACGTCTGCGCCGACCTGTTCGACCACGCCCACGCCCTCGTGTCCCAGGATGGTGCCGGGAACCATCCCGCTCATGGTGCCGCGAATGAAGTGCAGATCGGTGCCGCAGATGGCGCTGGCGGTCAGACGCACGATGGCGTCGGTCGGTTCCTGAATTTGAGGCTCAGGCACGTCCTGAAGCTCGATCTTTCCAATATCCTGCCAAACGACTGCTTTCATTCTGCCTCCGGGACGGCGGTCGGCTGGCACAGGCAGAAAGCCCGGCAGCGCCACTCGAATTCAGGCTAGGAAGCGGTGGTGAGCCGACAGTGGCAGCCGTCTGAAGGCAGGAGGAGAGGGGATTAAGCAGAGCTTATTGATGGGCTGCTGGGCTCAGTCCGTCACTGCTCCGGTTTACATGCAGATCGTGTACCTCGTTCACCATGCCGAGTTCCCGCAGACGGGCGGCGATCAGCGAGCGGTGACAGTCGGCTGGGTCGGCCTCGTAGCACAGCAGGGCCACCGTTTCGCGGGCAGCCAGGCGGCCCAGCTCTTCCAGCGCTTCGCCCTGCGTCGCCAGATGCGCCAGATAGCCGCGCTTCAGCGACGCGAAATCATGCGTCAACTTGTAGTCTTTTCGCACGGCAGGCGGGGTGCCGAGGGCCCGTAGATGCAGGTAGCCCAGGCCGCCCTGTGCGAGCGCGGTGCTCAGTGCGGTTTTGGAAAACCCTGGCCGTCGGCTCTGAGCGCGTTCGCGGGTATCGACCAGCACCGTGACGCCCGCCTGACTGAGCGTGCCGATCAGGGCGTCCAGAGCTGCGCCCTCATAGCCGATGGTGTACAGCATGGCGCCCGCAGGAAATGCCTGCACAGCCCCCGGCCCCGGTGATGTGGTGGACATGCTCCAGTCTAGATGGACGGCCCGCCGCTGCCGCCGCTGTCTGAAGAATGCCTCCGGGCTCGGCCGCCTTTCTGAGCGTGTCATCTGCATTCTCTGACTTCATTTTTTCCTTGACATCGGGCACCCTCCGCCCTAGCGTTTGTCCAGCGGCATGATCGTCACACACGGGCCGCTCTCTGGAGAATCCAATGGACACGCTTCCTCCCCGGGCACGGGCCCGTTCAGCACAGTCGACTGTTCTTCAGGCCACCACCGCCGACCTCGTGGCGCGGGCGCGGGCCATGATCGTGCCGGGTGAGCGCCGCATTCTCGGCATCACCGGAGCGCCGGGCGCGGGCAAATCCACCGTCTGTGCAGCGCTGGCGGCAGCGCTGGGAACGGACGCGGTGATCGTGGGTATGGACGGATTCCATCTCGCCAATCAGGAACTCGTGCGCCTGGGCCGTCGTCAGCGCAAAGGCGCACCCGATACCTTCGACGCCGACGGATACGCCGCGTTGCTGCGTCGGCTGCGAGATCCGCAGGGCCAGACGGTGTATGCGCCCGTCTTCGACCGCGCCATCGAGGAATCGATCGGCAGCGCGGTTCCCGTGTTTCCGGATGTCCCGCTCATCATCACTGAGGGAAACTATCTGCTGCTCGAAGAGGGCGACTGGGAAAGGGCCGCCGCCGCTCTCGACGTGGTGTGGTATCTGGACCTGTCGGACGAGGTGCGGCTGGAGCGTCTGCTGCTGCGCCACGAGCAGTTCGGTAAGTCGCGCACCGAGGCCGAGAGCTGGGTTGCGAGTGTCGATCAGCGCAACGCCGACCTGATCGCGCAGACACGTGGGCGTGCCGATCTGGTGGTGCAGGTCGTGGACGCTGTGCCAGAGGATGCTGGGCAGGTGCAGCGCTAGAGTGTTCCGGGCTGGCCCGAACAGGCCTAGCCTTTGGTCAGGGCCTCGGGCCGCACGCTCCCCGAGAGCTGCATGGCAACCGAGTCGGGGCGGGGGGCCGCGCAGCTTCCACGCACGATCAGCTGGGCGGGGAACACGACCTCGCGTGTGTATTCTTCGCCGCTGAGCGCTGCCAGCGTCATCTGTACGGCGGCGCGGGCCATGTCGGCGGCGGGCTGTTCCAGGGCCGTGATCCCCGGACTGACCAGTCCCATCCAGGAATAATTGTCGAAGGTCAGCAGCGATACGTCGTCTGGCACGCTGATATTGAGTTCCTGAAGGGCGCGGTAGCAGCCTGCCGCACTCGCTCCGGTCAGCGCGAACAGGGCAGTCGGCGGCTGCGGCAGACGCATCACCTTCAGCGTGTACTGGTAGGCGTTGTCCTCCGTCAGAAACATCACCTGTTCATATTCCGGGTAGGCGCTCAGGCCCACCTCGGCCATTGCGGCGGGGAAGGTATATGAGCGCATTTCCGGGTGCATCTTCTGGTCGAATTTGCCGGTCGCGGCAATGCGGCGGTGCCCGAGCGAATGCAGATACCGCACGCCCTCGCGCACAGCACCGGGGTTGTCGAGCATGACCGACGGATACGGCGTGCCCGGTGAACAGTAGTCGATCTGGGCGATAAACACCCCGCGTTCGTGCAGCCTCGCCAGATAGTCGCGGCTCTTGTTGCCGTAGCCGGGGCGCAGGATCAGGGCATCGATGCGCTGACCGTACAGCAGTTTCAACTCGGCGAGTTCCTGTTCGCTCTGGTATTCGTTCTCGGTCAACAGCATGTTGTAACCGTTTCGGCGCAGTTCGACGCTCAGCGTGCGTGCCAGCTGAGCAAAAAACGGTTCGATGATCGATCCCAGCATCACGCCCACCGTGCGGCTCTGCCCGGCCCGCAGCGCCCCGGCCCGCAGGTCGGGTTCGTAGTGAAGTTCGGCAATCGCGTCCTGAACGCGCCGAAGCGTATCGGGGTGCAGTTTTTCAGGCTCTTTGATGGCGCGTTTGGCAGTGGTTGCCGAAACGCCTGCCAGGAGAGCCACGTCGGTAATGCTGGTCACGTGCTCATTCTAGACCCCCAGACTTCGCCGGAGGTTCAACGTGAAGCGGGCGACAATGGACACGTGACCATGTGTGAACTCGGTCCAATAATTTCCCGTAGACAAAGCTTCTCTGAAGACTTACTGTATGGGCACGAGTCCATTCGCTGCCTGAGCCACCGAAGCGCTACTGATCGGTGCGTATCAGTTCGTCATCCTGTGTGCCTGTTCCGCCTCTTTCCGGGCGTAACGGCGGCATGGTACGACTCGTGGCCGATCCTGCACCGTCTGTTCTTCCCTGGAGGCTCTATGAAACGATTTGCCCTGCTTTCCGCCCTTCTCCTCGGCACCGCCGCACAGGCCGCGACCATCACCATCGCCACCGTCAACAACCCCGACATGGTGACGATGCAGAAACTGTCGCCCGAATTCACCAAGAAGTACCCCGATATTCAGGTGAAATGGGTCGTGCTGCCCGAGAACGAACTGCGTCAGAAGGTCACGCTCGACGTGGCGAGCGGTGCAGGCAGCTTCGACGTGGCGACGGTGGGCGCATACGAGGTGCCGATCTGGGCCAAGAACGGCTGGCTGAACCCGCTGACCCCGATGTTTGCCAAGGATGCCGCCATCGCCAAGGCCTACAACCTCAACGACATCATCCCGGGCGTTCGCGGCGCACTGACGGTGGGCGGCAACCTGTACGCCGTTCCCTTCTACGCCGAGAGCAGCATGACCTTCTACAACAAGGACCTGTTCAAGAAGGCCGGCCTCACCATGCCCGTGCAACCCACCTGGCAGCAGGTTCAGGGCTTTGCCGCCAAGATCAACGATCCCAAGAACGGCGTGTACGGCATCTGTCTGCGCGGACTGCCGGGCTGGGGCGAGAACATGGCGTTCTTCACCACGATGGTCAACACCTTCGGCGGACGCTGGTACGACAACAACTGGCAGGCGCAGCTCAATAGCCCCGCCTGGAAGACCGCTCTGAACTTCTACGTCGACATGATGAAGAAGTCTGGCCCTCCCGGAGCCACCTCCAACGGCTTCACCGAGAACCTGACCCTGATGAGCCAGGGCAAGTGCGGAATGTGGGTCGATGCGACCGTTGCCGCCGGCCTCCTGAGCGACGCCAGCAGCAGCAAGATCGTCAACAGCGTCGGCTTCGCCAATGCGCCTGTCGGCCCCGGCACCACGCGCGGCAATCACTGGTACTGGAGCTGGAACCTGGCGATTCCCAAGAGCACCAAGCAGGCCGACGCCGCCTTCAAGTTCCTGACCTGGGCCACCAGCAAGGAGTACATCGCGCTGGTTGCCAAGACCAAGGGTAACTGGGCTGCCGTGCCCCCAGGCACCCGCACCAGCACCTACACCAACGCTGCCTACAAGAAGGCCGCCGGAGCGTTCAGCGGCCTGGTCCAGAACGCCATCAACAGCGCTGACGTCACCAAGGCCACCAAGGACGCCGTTCCCTACAGCGGCATTCAGTACGTCGCCATCCCCGAGTTCCAGGCGCTGGGCACCCAGGTCGGTCAGTACGTCGCCGGCGCACTCAGCGGCCAGACCACGGTCGATCAGGCGCTGACTCAGGCGCAGGACGCTGCCAACAAGGTCGCCAAGGACGGGAAGTACCAGAAGTAACCTTCTCGCTCTTCAGCCGTCAGCGTTCAGCAACAGATGTTCGCTGAATGCGGCGGCTGAATTTTTCTCCAGCGGTTTCGTCTGTGCTGTCCGCCTGGTTCGCAGTCCTTCCTGACGCCCCCTCGTTCCGTTGTCTCGACATGCCGCAAGGAGGCTCCATGACGGCCCAAGCCATTCCCGCCAGCAGCCCGCCCACCACCCGGCAGGGCTTTCGCTTTACTCCCTCGGTCATGATGTGGCCCGCGCTGCTGTATCTGATCCTGACCACTCAGGCTCCGTTTTTCCTGACGATCTATTACAGCTTCTTTCAGCGCAATCTGCAGTTGCCGATGGAGAGCTATCCATTTGTAGGCCTCGACAATTACATCGGCCTTTTCAAAGACCCGCAGAACCTGTCGGTCATCTGGAACACCCTGGTTCTGACAGGCGGCGTCCTCATCATCACGCTGGTGCTGGGCGGCCTGCTGGCGATGCTGCTCAATCGCCCCTTCATGGGCCGCGCCCTGGTCCGCACCATCCTGATCAGCAGCTTTCTGATCATGCCGGTGGTAACCGCAGTGGTCTGGAAGAATCTGCTGCTCAACTACGACTACGGCTTTTTCTCGTGGCTGATCAAGGCGTTTGGCGGCTCACCCGTGGCGTGGCTCACGGTCCATCCGATGGCGACCGTGAT is a window encoding:
- a CDS encoding DUF488 family protein, producing the protein MSTTSPGPGAVQAFPAGAMLYTIGYEGAALDALIGTLSQAGVTVLVDTRERAQSRRPGFSKTALSTALAQGGLGYLHLRALGTPPAVRKDYKLTHDFASLKRGYLAHLATQGEALEELGRLAARETVALLCYEADPADCHRSLIAARLRELGMVNEVHDLHVNRSSDGLSPAAHQ
- a CDS encoding nucleoside/nucleotide kinase family protein, with translation MDTLPPRARARSAQSTVLQATTADLVARARAMIVPGERRILGITGAPGAGKSTVCAALAAALGTDAVIVGMDGFHLANQELVRLGRRQRKGAPDTFDADGYAALLRRLRDPQGQTVYAPVFDRAIEESIGSAVPVFPDVPLIITEGNYLLLEEGDWERAAAALDVVWYLDLSDEVRLERLLLRHEQFGKSRTEAESWVASVDQRNADLIAQTRGRADLVVQVVDAVPEDAGQVQR
- a CDS encoding LacI family DNA-binding transcriptional regulator translates to MTSITDVALLAGVSATTAKRAIKEPEKLHPDTLRRVQDAIAELHYEPDLRAGALRAGQSRTVGVMLGSIIEPFFAQLARTLSVELRRNGYNMLLTENEYQSEQELAELKLLYGQRIDALILRPGYGNKSRDYLARLHERGVFIAQIDYCSPGTPYPSVMLDNPGAVREGVRYLHSLGHRRIAATGKFDQKMHPEMRSYTFPAAMAEVGLSAYPEYEQVMFLTEDNAYQYTLKVMRLPQPPTALFALTGASAAGCYRALQELNISVPDDVSLLTFDNYSWMGLVSPGITALEQPAADMARAAVQMTLAALSGEEYTREVVFPAQLIVRGSCAAPRPDSVAMQLSGSVRPEALTKG
- a CDS encoding sugar ABC transporter substrate-binding protein → MKRFALLSALLLGTAAQAATITIATVNNPDMVTMQKLSPEFTKKYPDIQVKWVVLPENELRQKVTLDVASGAGSFDVATVGAYEVPIWAKNGWLNPLTPMFAKDAAIAKAYNLNDIIPGVRGALTVGGNLYAVPFYAESSMTFYNKDLFKKAGLTMPVQPTWQQVQGFAAKINDPKNGVYGICLRGLPGWGENMAFFTTMVNTFGGRWYDNNWQAQLNSPAWKTALNFYVDMMKKSGPPGATSNGFTENLTLMSQGKCGMWVDATVAAGLLSDASSSKIVNSVGFANAPVGPGTTRGNHWYWSWNLAIPKSTKQADAAFKFLTWATSKEYIALVAKTKGNWAAVPPGTRTSTYTNAAYKKAAGAFSGLVQNAINSADVTKATKDAVPYSGIQYVAIPEFQALGTQVGQYVAGALSGQTTVDQALTQAQDAANKVAKDGKYQK
- a CDS encoding carbohydrate ABC transporter permease is translated as MTAQAIPASSPPTTRQGFRFTPSVMMWPALLYLILTTQAPFFLTIYYSFFQRNLQLPMESYPFVGLDNYIGLFKDPQNLSVIWNTLVLTGGVLIITLVLGGLLAMLLNRPFMGRALVRTILISSFLIMPVVTAVVWKNLLLNYDYGFFSWLIKAFGGSPVAWLTVHPMATVITMVSWEWTPFAMLILLTGLQSLPDDQIEAARLDGANPWQEFRHIVLPHWTQALEVVILLETLNVLQVYGEIAISTAGGPGVASTNLPYYISQKLLVEGNIGVGSAAGVVAVILTNLLAVFMLRLINRNTQVGGH